The sequence below is a genomic window from Bombus pascuorum chromosome 15, iyBomPasc1.1, whole genome shotgun sequence.
AGGCCTACGGTGGATGCACTTTTGGGAAATCATGCATATACGTGGCAACATCGCACAGCGGGCTCACATTCCACGTGATCAGGACCGGTTTGCGGGTGTCGACCCACTGACACTCGTCCACTACAGATAAACCTTGGCCCTGCATATGGGATACATACACCTTACTTGTGCTTCTTTTTATTGCAACACTCAAGATATTCTAACCATTGATCCATAAAAATCCATTGGACGATCAAAGTCCCTGCTGTTTTACAATGGTTATACTACAACTACtaccattaaaaaataatatctatttcCAAATATTAGAACATGAACGAATAATTTgcagttatttaaatttttaatccatCTTAATGGGTTAGGTTATGCAGCAATTTTCAGAAACAGATTAGAATTCTAAAGGAATGACTCTATAATAACGTCATAGAATTCCATTTCACTAATTAGAACTATATTCCATCCCTCAATGTGCTCGcgtaaatagaatattattactatagaAAATACCACTAGAGTATAATTATTGTAGAAAAAAATAGCTTGAAGTTTGATCAGGGGAGTACTGAACGagaattattatcaaataaataaacacgCGAGGAGGGTTTGATTCTTTCATTAACACATCGTACAGATGTATGTAAAGGCCTCGGCGTGCATTGCAAGGCCATTGACCGAAGGGATCCCCGATCGATGATCGGCTACCTGCTGATACATTGTTGCCTATACAATAGCGAAAGTATTGTTGGTCCGGTGGGTACCCTCCGGCGTCAAGTGCAATTATTCCGTGTAACCGAGTGCACTTTGTTCCTACTGTTCAAGATCTGCTTTGCCTTGTTGCATGGCCATTCATTGCAGCTACCGGGTGCAACGCCCCATTCACCTGTGTCATCGGCCTCCACGAGTAATTCTATGTGCATCCTTTCTTTCTATAGTACACGAGTACTATCTCGGAGCAAAAGAAGTTATTAAAAAGTactattactaaaaataattactagaaataattaattttattagcaaGATGCAAAATGTTCTTTATTAATGTAGTCTTCTAAAATTAGATGGcatgaaaaatgattttatattgaaGGATTAAGCAGTTTATCATTTTAAGTTtgatagaattaaataataaagataatttaatatgcaTTTAATGACATAATCACGTTctacgaatttgaattttattctttcgctCAGACGATTGAGGCAAAATTTCGAGACAGCTTTCTAGAGAAGTCAGGAGGACGAGAAGCGTATGTGAAGAGAAACAGGTTCCTCAAGGGGATTGAAAAGCCGCTTGCATGCACCTTTTCAGACGAGACCAGCCTAGATCCATGTAAAGCTCCCTTCCTTACAGATAGCCTACACCTACATGATTCTTCTGTGTATTTTACGTAAGTGGGATGCATATGTGTATATCTAACggttcatttatttcattttcggTGATCAacacaatttaatattatttcatattattagaattatttatacaacctttatatctttgttttctagaagaaagaagaggtagtcagagtaatatttttagaacgaTGCGACAAAATACGCAAGAATACGGAATCGAGAATTCCGTGCTATCTGTAGATAAGCAAACAGTTGGTATCCCTCTATCATCGCTTTGCTCACGATAGATAATGTGCAACGTTGCTATAGTTATCACTAATATGTTCTTCctattcgttctttctttcctctatTCGAGGAGTCACTAACTTCCTTTTTAATGGCTTTTTCGGAACGCATGAAACAGCCTATGGGCTTTTCGCTCATCCTGCGTTTTTTTAGTGAAAATCCGGTCGTCCTGAGACAAGAGGGAGTAAGCTGGCTGCTAAATCTGGAGCTCCGGCTGGTTGTTTTATTAAGTGGAACCGCAACTATTCCAAAAAGCTCTGTGCATAAACTAAGACCAATTCTATGATTCCAATTTACTTTATGATTTAAAGAAAACTTCAAATTGTACAATAAActgcaaattttcaatttttcggtaattttataaatagcgTAGTTGAAATTtagattttgttaattttttaaatttagaaattcttcatttcattggtaaaataattaataatattaatagacAATTAAAACAGTGTTCTCTAGTTGCAGACATCTTCTGAAAGATAAATTTAGATTTAGGTTTATATACCCTATTGAAAGAGGAATGAACatagcaattttataaattaacacgAAAGACCAATTCACTATATGGAAGTAGAAAGAGTCTAGTCGAGGTCGGTGTGTTCAGCCGACATCGAATATGGAATTTTTTCGATGGCGCAACGCTATACAAGGATTCACCTTAACAGCTTCGCATTCCCCCCTTTTccttcgtctttttcttcgcCCAAGGGTCTCGTCCGATGGCGCACTCACTAACACATTCACAATTCTATCGATGGCAGTGTAAAACTATGCATACGTGCACGCGAGCACGCAGGAaaacgattttcttttatcgtgaCCCGCTTTTATCGTCTCtacttcttcttttgctgTACGAACTGGTCGAGATAAGGTGGGAATCGAGCCGCATATTTTCGGCCCGTTCTTAATGCGCCACTTCGCGAGCCCTAGTAAACAGGAAACGACGTCCACGTGCGTCTGTTCGTGAGGGaaaggagagaagagagaactGGCAAGCTTTTTTAGCCGTGTTTCATTCAGccttatattttattccctATGTGAATTTTCATTGCAATCATCACGGTAgatctattttttaatgttctgTGGAAATGTacttctataaatttattacaaagtaGAAAGAGTTGAATGAAAGAGTTGGTTACGATGAAATACGGTTTGATTTGCCAGACACATGGGAAAAATTTTGGAAGATTTTATAAGAGGACGCAGGCGCAATCGGCGGTTGCATAGAAGTCAGGGCGTGGTAGCAATTTTCGGGAACGCATACAGACACGCAGGTTTCTCGTTCCTTGCCGCACATTAGTCCACTGATGATTAGTGATGGTCTTAAGATGCCTCTtcagtttttacaatttttaacatcTGTATCTCTCTATCTATACGTATAAATTCTGGAAGACTTGCAACAAATctcttaattttactaaaagGTATATTGTCGCCCTATTCCTTAACTATCTCCATTAGTTTGTAAACTGAGAAGACTGAGTTTAAAGTTTATGAAGTTTAATGTTGTAGAGGCAGGAAAGGCTTAAATaaactgaatattattatgaatttgtattttatatatcaatgAAACATATTCATGTCAGGAATactacattaaaatattcatctaTTTCAGGATCATTGAAACAATACAATGTCAACTAATACGAAGAGGCAATTTTGTAATTGAGCAAgataataagaatttttaaatgtaaaatggtAGAGagataatgataaaaattttaaggaaataaaaaagttgaaCCGTTGCTCAGAAACTTGCGAGAAAAAGGGAATCTAATGGCCATCACTAGCGCTGATACGCGGGTGAAAGACGTGGGTGTACACATACGATACTGCATAGTCATCCACGCACGCATACGTCTGCAAGCATGCACCACTTAGATGTGTATGCATCGTACCCCGCAGGATATTGGCCTAGACGCAGTGTGATTGGCCGATCATGCAACCAGGGGCGACGATGCCTCTGCAAGACTCCTTGTGCGTGCTATTCAGTGGCGTAACTTTGCCATCTGTATGTTTTTTAGCTTTTTTACGCCCTTTGAAGTCGAACttcaatattatacatactatATAGCACAatttaaactaataaaatagtataatattgcagaaaatatgaaattaaaattgcaagtCATTATCAATATAAACTATCATAGTTTAAAATCACATTCATAATATCTTAATTTGCCTCATTTGTGAAACTAATTCATCTTTAATGAATGGATAATGAGTAGCGATAGAGGCATACTGCAAattgttatttgttattaataatacaataataatcaattaatataaGTTATTATTAGATTCAACAAATTTTGGTTTCTAAAAACTAGCAAGATTTGCAGTTAAATATCTAGAAATTCACTGAAACACTAGTTTCTCTAGATTACCAACAGACTATGGTTCGCATAATCTACTCATTAAACAAACTTGTTAATCGCCTAGCTATTTCGTTTCTGTTGGACaaagttatttcgttaatcgCGTTGATCGTTCCCGGGTATTGTTCACTTCTTGCTAATGCATTTCACTCATTAATGATACGTCATTTAAAAGTCCTAACTGGAATATTTCGCATAAAGGGACGTCAGTTACGCCATTGGATATACGCACACAATGACGACAGACGAGTCACGAACGCACACGAATGAACACCCCTATGCGAGGAAAGCCATGACCAGCTCGGCCTAGTGCGTCTTCCACGCACGGCTCGTCAGTGGTCGCCGAGTAGGCCGTGGGAGAGGGTTTCTAAATACGTTAAAGCTTGCCTTTGCTACGGGTGTGCACTCGTATCGTATCGACTAGCGACGTCGTTGCTTTCAAAGATACTATAATCATCATCAGGAATGCACCAAACCTCGAAAGAAACTAATGCGACGATTGCAAAAACAAAGCTTTAGtgaagatatataaatatcgaataataaacATCTCAAGAAAGACAAGGATAAACATTTGGATAGCAATagaagataaaaacaaaacaacAGTAGAAGACGAAGATAAGAACTTTTGTGGgtgaattttgtttttgtaaatGAGACCGTGTACATGATCTGTTTGCAAAATAAGGATTGGCTATTACTGGTGAAGATTAAAGAGATGTGAAGAGATTTGTTTTGATCGGCGGTTTCGCGTATACACGCGCTTCCGCACGCTATGTGCAGTCACTAGGGGTTGGTTTCTTTACGGCAACGTTTCTGTCGACTCGTTTAAACGAAATTGAGTTACTAATGCGAGTGCACACATATGCTAACTAATCGTACATCTCCTAACGTACTACTCGGCGGCCATTTGAACAGTTTCGCCGTGCGGCGCCAGAGTTTTGGAAATGTAAGTCTTCGGAATACTACGTCATAGATGTTTCAGAATTGTACTAATAAGTTCTTTTCTAATCTGTTATATACGTACGTAGACTtgtcattattaattttattaatttattgccAGTAAGAACGacaatgtttacaatattttatatttcatgtaaTATGCATTGTGGATTAATGTTTGTTAGTCATTAGTAAgttttattgataataatgtttgtaataataataattgtttacatacttttaacgtattttttatttcttagcTTTTGCTCGCTGAAGCTTAATTTATTCATCGCAAGATCAATGTTGCTCGAATTTTAACTTCCGCATATGCGTTATAGCATAACACGCGTCTTGTACATGCGCAGTATCCGATTGTTAAATGAGGGTAGTTTCACACGCATGACTCATAcctcataaaatattatgtcccatgaatttcatttccaaTTAACGGTTCAATTGTTAAAGGATGCATAAAAAGCACCtcctgaaatatttttagattttcattttgtaaattcCAGTTTACCGTgttctataattttacaaattaaaaaattaatcgtgtTCGATGCTTATTAGTCAGTTCTAATcatataatagtaaataattaattaacgttaacCTAATTATTCGCAATTTCTTTCAGAACCCACTTTGCTGATTGAGTTAACCGAAATGGCGAGTACCTCGCAGCAGTACTGCTTGCGCTGGAACAATCACCGTTCTAATTTACTGACAGTGTTCGATGAGTTGCTGCAAAATGAGGCATTCACCGACGTGACTTTGGCAGTTGACGGAGGTGCGTCTGTCAAATGCCACAAGATGGTCCTAGCAGCATGTTCCTCCTACTTCCAAACTCTGTTCATTGACTTACCATGCAAGCATCCTATCGTCGTATTGAAAGACGTGAAGTATTCTGAGATCAAAGCCATCCTGGAGTATATGTACCGAGGCGAAGTCAACGTGGCTCAAGAGCAATTGGCTGGTTTATTAAAAGTCGCGGAAGTACTAAAGGTGAAGGGGTTGGTTGAAGAAAATGGCTCCCAGGGTCGTCGTGAAGAGGTTGAGACCTCTATGTCACCTCCACCAGCCATAAGCACCAGTACAACCAGTAGCGCAGCTCACAGTAGTGATCATACGTCTCCTCCACATTCCACGGGGACTACTTACGATATTTATGGCAAATCACCAGCAGATAGAAGTAGCCGTTTACCGCTGCCAATGTGGCCTCTGCCAGGGATTCCCATCACTCATTCCAGCTCCAGTCACCAGACGGCGACACATCAACATTCTGCCATGTTAAGCGGGTCATCATCCATTTTAACCGGTTTTGAGACTTCTCCATTGAAACGCAGGAAACTCTCAAATATGTTAATGAACAGAGACACACCGATTCTCAGAACGGTATTGGGTCAAGGTCACGCGGATAGTTCCCAAGGGATTCCCCTCTTACACCCAGATAGCCATGAAAATCAGTTCAGAAGCAACAGTAATGGCTCCTCGAATGAGAATGACAGACGCAGTAGTACGGATGTAGTTCATGGGGATCCTGCACATAGTCCTTATACTGATGTGTCTATAATGGATGAAGACGATAAGCAAGCATCGCCACAGTCATATATTCCAGACATTAAACCAGgcaagagaaaagaaattataaaaaattcaattttcaaaaaattttcatattgttTATTAATCTATATATTTACTACACAGGGCGTC
It includes:
- the LOC132914880 gene encoding protein tramtrack, beta isoform-like, yielding MASTSQQYCLRWNNHRSNLLTVFDELLQNEAFTDVTLAVDGGASVKCHKMVLAACSSYFQTLFIDLPCKHPIVVLKDVKYSEIKAILEYMYRGEVNVAQEQLAGLLKVAEVLKVKGLVEENGSQGRREEVETSMSPPPAISTSTTSSAAHSSDHTSPPHSTGTTYDIYGKSPADRSSRLPLPMWPLPGIPITHSSSSHQTATHQHSAMLSGSSSILTGFETSPLKRRKLSNMLMNRDTPILRTVLGQGHADSSQGIPLLHPDSHENQFRSNSNGSSNENDRRSSTDVVHGDPAHSPYTDVSIMDEDDKQASPQSYIPDIKPGMVNYVPAQKPEWKRYKQYTRDDIMSAIEAVRSGMSALQAARKYGVPSRTLYDKVKKLGITTSRPFKRGSNGSGACFPYGIGGNANGNIYSGALSENENESGSVIEGSGSILDAYKSRDGLVDREMLDVSRCTSSPIVHSVKQQNNEDQVEDLSISRKSDVRVIVPPPSVIKDEEDIGSDSCSHN